The following DNA comes from Oceanispirochaeta sp..
TCACTTTGAAATTCTATAACAGGCAATTAGGTTGGGGCTAATGAAACTTCTTATAGTCGATGATTCCAAAGCGGCAAGGATGCTGATAAAGTCTATCCTTCTAGATTATGATTCTGAAATGGAATTGATGGAGGCCTCTAACGGTGAAGAAGGGGTGGCTCTATATTTACAGGAGCAGCCGGATATAGTTTTCCTGGATTTAACCATGCCCATAATGGATGGTTATGAAGCCCTTGAGAAAATTCTTTCAATCAACCCGAATGCTCAGGTCGTCGTTCTGACCGCAGATATTCAGGTCAAATCAGTTCAGCGGTGTATGAATTTGGGTGCCTACAAAGTTGTTAAAAAACTTCCGGATAAACAGGCCGTTCACGGGCTTCTGGATGAATTGAAGAAGACCACGGAAGGCTTGATGTGATAGATTCACACGACGGAATCCTGACTGAAATGGAGATTGATGCTCTCCGGGAAACCATGAATATCTCTTTTGGTTCCGCCGCTGCAGACCTGGCGGAAATCATGGATATTTTTATTCAGATCACAGTTCCCAATATCAACACTGTAAGCCTTCCCGAGTTGTCAGGTTTTATAAGGCACAAGATTAAGGATTTCAAGAGTTGCAGCATTGTGGAGCAGCAATATAACGGAGATTTTGAAGGAATAGCACTCCTGGTTTTCCCCTATGGGGAAGCCAAGGAACTGATCTCCTATTTTCATCAACCCGAAGCACCCGGTTTTGTCTCTGATAATCTGATTGATCTCGAAAGTGAAGTCTTATTAGAAATCGGCAATATCCTGATCGGGGCCTGTATAGGCAGGATTTTTGAACTTCTGGACAGTCGCATTGGTTATCAGCCTCCCCAGATGTTATTGGGAGAAGAATTTGATCGATCTTTTCTCAATCAGAATTTCAATAATCAGAATTTGGTTATTATTATGAGCACATTTTTCCGATTCGAAGACAGGAATGCTACGGGTCATATGTTTTTAATCAACAATAAGAAGTCCATTCCTCATCTGAAAAAAGCACTGTCCCGGTTTTTGGGCTGACAATGGATGTTAACAATCAGGTTCTT
Coding sequences within:
- a CDS encoding response regulator yields the protein MKLLIVDDSKAARMLIKSILLDYDSEMELMEASNGEEGVALYLQEQPDIVFLDLTMPIMDGYEALEKILSINPNAQVVVLTADIQVKSVQRCMNLGAYKVVKKLPDKQAVHGLLDELKKTTEGLM
- a CDS encoding chemotaxis protein CheC — protein: MIDSHDGILTEMEIDALRETMNISFGSAAADLAEIMDIFIQITVPNINTVSLPELSGFIRHKIKDFKSCSIVEQQYNGDFEGIALLVFPYGEAKELISYFHQPEAPGFVSDNLIDLESEVLLEIGNILIGACIGRIFELLDSRIGYQPPQMLLGEEFDRSFLNQNFNNQNLVIIMSTFFRFEDRNATGHMFLINNKKSIPHLKKALSRFLG